One part of the Gemmatimonas sp. genome encodes these proteins:
- a CDS encoding Hpt domain-containing protein — translation MSAPQALLEFFQKEATEYLDRLEQLLADTQAPDPSSFLTSARALRGSATMTRLEGLPDFASTLERLAAGLRDGELRWDQRLQFAVRGAIAELRQLVDRAPVWADADQRRARTQSAALASVAAGYLATTSPAESPVLQVQPIARFFPDDGLPAIVQRNPTPAVTIGQRFRSDIAAAADGVARESAALATSQAGPSQLALTDGVRRALLGLADVADSYGATSIAGLATRMARAPLDSGVERVGVQAVAQLLMNRELTDAQLAAQVKQANLTWNGAPAPEAAIVSIESMLYRGHSAVTRAREVRDQLKVHWQRGTLAQPEAHALFEELSDLLDLAVTT, via the coding sequence ATGAGTGCACCCCAGGCCCTGCTCGAGTTCTTCCAGAAGGAAGCCACGGAGTACCTCGACCGGCTCGAACAGCTCCTCGCGGACACGCAGGCGCCCGATCCGTCCTCGTTTCTGACCAGTGCGCGGGCGCTGCGCGGCAGCGCCACCATGACGCGGCTCGAGGGGCTCCCCGACTTCGCCTCCACGCTCGAACGCCTCGCGGCCGGATTGCGCGACGGGGAGCTGCGCTGGGATCAGCGCCTGCAGTTCGCCGTGCGCGGCGCCATTGCCGAACTGCGGCAGCTGGTGGACCGGGCGCCCGTCTGGGCCGACGCCGACCAGCGCCGAGCGCGCACGCAGTCGGCGGCGCTGGCCTCGGTGGCCGCCGGGTATCTGGCCACCACGTCGCCGGCCGAATCGCCCGTGCTGCAGGTGCAGCCCATTGCGCGCTTCTTCCCCGACGACGGGCTGCCGGCCATCGTGCAGCGCAACCCCACCCCCGCGGTCACCATCGGGCAGCGTTTCCGGAGCGATATCGCCGCGGCTGCCGACGGCGTGGCGCGTGAGTCCGCCGCCCTCGCCACCAGCCAGGCGGGCCCCTCGCAGCTGGCGCTCACCGACGGCGTGCGCCGGGCGCTGCTGGGGCTGGCCGATGTGGCTGACAGCTATGGCGCCACCAGCATTGCCGGGCTGGCCACCCGCATGGCCCGCGCCCCCCTCGACAGCGGCGTGGAGCGCGTCGGCGTGCAGGCGGTGGCGCAGCTGCTCATGAATCGCGAGCTCACCGACGCGCAACTGGCGGCGCAGGTGAAACAGGCCAACCTCACCTGGAACGGTGCCCCTGCCCCCGAGGCCGCCATCGTGTCCATCGAAAGCATGCTCTATCGTGGACATTCGGCGGTCACTCGTGCACGCGAGGTCCGCGATCAGCTCAAGGTGCACTGGCAGCGCGGCACCCTCGCGCAACCCGAAGCGCACGCGCTGTTCGAGGAGCTGAGCGACCTGCTCGACCTGGCTGTCACCACGTGA
- the mce gene encoding methylmalonyl-CoA epimerase — protein MTESVRRGTRIAHIGIAVRAIDELLPFMRDVLDMPEVPLGNSDGATIVGLASGESLVELLEAQAEDTPIGKYVAKRGPGIHHVCFAVDDLDGMLQKCRDAGLRLIDDTPRIGAEGKRIAFLHPSATGGVLVELSEY, from the coding sequence ATGACCGAATCCGTTCGCCGCGGCACCCGCATTGCCCACATCGGAATTGCGGTTCGCGCCATCGACGAGTTGCTCCCCTTCATGCGTGACGTGCTGGACATGCCGGAGGTGCCGCTGGGCAACTCCGACGGGGCCACCATCGTTGGCCTGGCCTCGGGGGAATCGCTGGTGGAGCTCCTCGAGGCACAGGCCGAGGACACACCCATTGGCAAGTACGTCGCCAAGCGCGGCCCCGGTATCCATCACGTGTGCTTCGCCGTGGACGACCTCGACGGCATGCTGCAGAAGTGCCGCGACGCCGGTCTCCGGCTTATCGACGACACCCCACGCATCGGCGCGGAAGGGAAACGCATCGCGTTTCTCCATCCGAGCGCGACAGGCGGGGTGCTCGTGGAACTGTCCGAATACTAG
- the trxA gene encoding thioredoxin, whose translation MANAVEVKDDTFATEIEQQPGLSVVDFWATWCAPCRMIAPLVEQLAVDYAGKVKVAKLDVDNNQRTAAKFNVRSIPTILFFKDGKLVDQVVGAVPRPALEAKFKEHA comes from the coding sequence ATGGCCAACGCAGTCGAAGTGAAGGACGACACGTTTGCAACCGAGATCGAGCAGCAGCCCGGGCTGTCGGTGGTCGATTTCTGGGCAACGTGGTGCGCGCCGTGCCGCATGATCGCTCCCCTCGTGGAGCAGCTCGCCGTTGACTACGCGGGCAAGGTGAAGGTGGCCAAGCTCGACGTCGACAACAATCAGCGGACCGCCGCGAAGTTCAACGTGCGGTCGATTCCCACCATCCTGTTCTTCAAGGACGGGAAGCTGGTGGATCAGGTGGTGGGGGCGGTGCCGCGCCCCGCGCTCGAGGCGAAGTTCAAGGAACACGCCTGA
- a CDS encoding pyridoxine 5'-phosphate synthase, which yields MALPYQRLYVNIDHVATLRQARRGSTPDPVAAATVCEGAGADGITAHLREDRRHIQDDDITRLAATVTTLLNLECAITDDMLRLAETLRPAQVTLVPERREEITTEGGLDVVRHETAVRAAVTRLQQVGIRTSLFIDPDEAAVRLSQAVGADAIELHTGTYAHHPGSAAPLQALRSAAALGAALGLAVHAGHGLSVDNVGPVAAIPEIEELNIGHAIVGRAIFIGLDAAVREVREAMDEAREADRF from the coding sequence ATGGCTCTTCCATACCAGCGACTGTACGTCAACATCGATCACGTCGCGACGCTGCGGCAAGCGCGGCGTGGCAGCACGCCCGACCCCGTTGCCGCCGCCACCGTCTGCGAAGGGGCCGGCGCCGATGGCATCACGGCCCACCTGCGCGAAGACCGGCGGCACATCCAGGACGACGACATCACGCGCCTCGCGGCCACGGTCACGACGTTGCTCAACCTGGAGTGTGCCATAACCGACGACATGCTCCGTCTGGCCGAAACACTTCGGCCCGCCCAGGTAACGCTGGTGCCGGAGCGCCGGGAAGAGATTACCACCGAGGGCGGGCTGGATGTGGTGCGCCACGAAACGGCGGTGCGGGCGGCCGTGACGCGCCTGCAGCAGGTGGGGATCCGCACCAGTCTGTTCATCGACCCTGACGAGGCGGCCGTTCGGCTGTCGCAGGCCGTGGGGGCCGACGCCATCGAATTGCACACCGGCACGTACGCGCACCATCCCGGGTCCGCGGCGCCGCTGCAGGCCTTGCGGAGTGCCGCCGCCCTGGGGGCCGCCCTGGGGCTCGCGGTGCACGCCGGGCATGGGCTGTCCGTGGACAACGTGGGGCCGGTGGCGGCCATTCCGGAGATCGAGGAGCTCAATATCGGGCACGCGATCGTTGGACGCGCCATCTTTATCGGACTTGACGCGGCGGTGCGGGAGGTGCGGGAGGCCATGGATGAGGCCCGGGAAGCGGACCGGTTCTGA
- a CDS encoding DUF4159 domain-containing protein, translating to MRVTQRSSRLLLLAACIALPMGLLAARPPRVLPLAVASAGPGRLAIARLQYEGGGDWYANPSSLPNLIRAIAERTALPIERAEAKVTLTDSALFDFPFLHATGHGEMKLSEVEVRRLREYLTRGGFLHVDDNYGLDESFRREIARVFPDRPLVEVPFSHPIYRIVYDFPTGPVKVHEHDGKPAKGYGIFIGNRLALYYTFSADLGNGWEDVGTYPDPPALHEQALRLGVNLFTYAVTSRVQP from the coding sequence ATGCGCGTCACGCAGCGCTCGTCCCGTCTTCTCCTGCTCGCTGCGTGCATCGCCCTGCCCATGGGGCTGCTCGCCGCGCGTCCGCCGCGGGTGTTGCCGTTAGCCGTTGCGTCTGCGGGGCCGGGACGGCTGGCCATTGCCCGGCTGCAGTACGAGGGCGGGGGCGACTGGTACGCCAACCCGTCCAGCCTGCCCAATCTCATTCGTGCCATCGCCGAGCGCACGGCGCTGCCCATCGAGCGCGCCGAAGCCAAGGTCACCCTCACCGACTCGGCGCTCTTCGACTTCCCGTTTCTGCACGCCACCGGGCATGGCGAAATGAAGCTGAGCGAGGTGGAGGTGCGCCGGCTGCGCGAGTACCTCACCCGCGGCGGCTTCCTGCACGTCGATGACAACTACGGCCTCGACGAAAGCTTCCGCCGCGAGATCGCGCGCGTCTTCCCCGACCGGCCGTTGGTGGAGGTGCCCTTTTCGCACCCCATCTACCGCATCGTCTACGACTTCCCGACCGGGCCGGTCAAGGTGCACGAACACGACGGCAAGCCGGCCAAGGGCTACGGGATCTTCATCGGCAACCGGCTGGCGCTGTACTACACGTTTTCCGCCGATCTGGGCAACGGGTGGGAAGACGTGGGTACCTACCCCGATCCGCCGGCGCTGCACGAGCAGGCGCTGCGCCTCGGTGTCAATCTTTTCACGTATGCGGTGACCAGCCGCGTGCAACCGTGA
- a CDS encoding lysylphosphatidylglycerol synthase transmembrane domain-containing protein: MNPGRTVVGFLLSALLLWWTLRDVPLDAVWNVLRQANVWLFALCTIVGTAIFPMRARKWRPILEPVAGRLPFGPLWRSTAIGMMMNNVFPLRAGEFARAFALSREVPAVAMTSALGSLAVDRIFDALVVFLLMFAAMLDPQFPPGATIAGRSMSDVAVGGVALVGAALAVCYVIVLRPQFVVGLASRVAGRLLPARRDLIVGFVELGVGSLGVLRDTRRFAAVFGWTLLHWLTHALALWLGFEAVGIEAPLSAALFLQGVLAIGVAVPSSPGFFGVFEAAASVGLTVYGVPKELAVSWALGYHLLTFVPITILGALYFARVGLSVRDVTQAQPR; the protein is encoded by the coding sequence GTGAATCCAGGCCGGACGGTGGTGGGGTTTCTCCTCAGCGCACTGCTGCTCTGGTGGACGTTGCGTGATGTGCCCCTCGATGCCGTCTGGAACGTGTTGCGTCAGGCGAATGTCTGGCTCTTCGCCCTCTGCACGATCGTTGGCACCGCCATCTTCCCCATGCGGGCGCGCAAGTGGCGCCCCATTCTCGAGCCGGTGGCGGGGCGCCTGCCCTTTGGGCCGCTGTGGCGCAGCACGGCCATCGGCATGATGATGAACAATGTGTTTCCGCTGCGCGCCGGCGAGTTTGCGCGCGCCTTCGCCCTCTCACGCGAAGTACCCGCCGTGGCCATGACGAGCGCCCTCGGCTCGCTCGCCGTCGATCGCATCTTCGACGCCCTGGTGGTGTTCCTGCTCATGTTCGCCGCCATGCTCGACCCGCAGTTCCCTCCCGGGGCCACCATCGCCGGCCGTTCCATGAGCGATGTGGCGGTAGGTGGGGTGGCGCTCGTGGGTGCGGCGCTCGCGGTGTGCTATGTGATCGTGCTGCGTCCGCAGTTCGTGGTGGGGCTCGCCAGCCGTGTGGCCGGCCGGCTGCTGCCGGCGCGTCGCGACCTCATTGTCGGCTTCGTGGAGTTGGGCGTGGGCAGTCTCGGCGTGCTGCGCGACACGCGACGCTTCGCCGCCGTCTTCGGCTGGACGCTGCTGCACTGGCTCACGCACGCCCTGGCGCTCTGGCTGGGGTTCGAAGCGGTGGGCATTGAGGCGCCGCTCAGCGCCGCGCTCTTCCTGCAGGGCGTGCTGGCCATTGGCGTGGCCGTGCCCAGTTCGCCTGGCTTCTTCGGGGTGTTCGAGGCGGCGGCCAGTGTGGGGCTCACCGTGTACGGCGTGCCCAAGGAGCTCGCGGTAAGCTGGGCGCTGGGCTACCACCTGCTCACCTTCGTGCCCATTACCATCCTGGGCGCGCTGTACTTTGCGCGCGTGGGGCTCAGTGTGCGCGATGTGACACAGGCGCAGCCTCGCTGA
- the ispE gene encoding 4-(cytidine 5'-diphospho)-2-C-methyl-D-erythritol kinase: MHLNSFPDSVSAFSSGPLRVERAHAKVNLLLRILAREAGGYHGLETLFQRLDLYDRVSVTVNDNPCVLQCDGPSMPPQGLGPPEQNLAWRAASAYCDAARWETGWQIAIDKHIPVGGGLGGGSADAAAVLRGLEALCPTPLGPARLLEIAGTLGADVPFMVCDIPLAWGWGRGDRLVPLPPLPPMAVTLVTFNEGVNTGAAYGAFARAREASGESVRAYAYPPDAFTSWHRVASLAANDFEQVVPALHAGVAAVLPVLRDEAARLRADGHVAMALMSGSGATCFVLHPPELRVAPEAPAGGTVVRTGTV, translated from the coding sequence ATGCACCTCAACTCTTTCCCCGACAGCGTGAGCGCCTTCTCCTCCGGTCCCCTGCGCGTCGAACGCGCCCATGCCAAGGTCAACCTCCTGTTACGCATCCTGGCGCGCGAAGCGGGCGGCTACCACGGGCTCGAAACGCTCTTTCAGCGGCTCGACCTGTACGACCGGGTGTCCGTGACGGTGAACGACAATCCATGTGTGCTGCAGTGTGACGGCCCGAGCATGCCGCCGCAGGGGCTGGGCCCCCCGGAGCAGAACCTCGCGTGGCGCGCGGCGAGTGCGTACTGCGACGCCGCCCGCTGGGAGACCGGCTGGCAGATCGCCATCGACAAGCACATTCCCGTGGGCGGAGGACTCGGCGGCGGCAGCGCCGATGCCGCCGCGGTCCTGCGCGGCCTCGAGGCGCTGTGCCCCACCCCGCTGGGTCCGGCGCGCCTGCTGGAGATTGCCGGCACACTGGGCGCCGACGTGCCGTTCATGGTGTGCGACATCCCGCTGGCTTGGGGCTGGGGGCGCGGCGACCGGCTGGTGCCGCTCCCCCCGCTTCCTCCCATGGCGGTCACGCTGGTGACCTTCAACGAGGGAGTGAACACGGGGGCGGCGTACGGGGCGTTCGCCCGGGCGCGCGAGGCGAGCGGGGAGTCGGTGCGCGCCTACGCCTACCCGCCTGACGCGTTTACGTCGTGGCATCGCGTGGCGTCGCTGGCGGCCAACGACTTCGAGCAGGTGGTGCCGGCGCTCCATGCCGGCGTAGCGGCGGTGCTGCCGGTGCTGCGCGACGAGGCGGCGCGACTGCGGGCCGACGGCCACGTGGCCATGGCGCTCATGAGCGGGAGCGGCGCGACCTGCTTTGTGCTGCACCCGCCAGAGCTGCGCGTGGCCCCCGAGGCGCCCGCGGGCGGGACGGTGGTGCGCACGGGCACCGTATGA
- the rsmI gene encoding 16S rRNA (cytidine(1402)-2'-O)-methyltransferase, with product MPPHAGPEPGDEASTSAHAASVALADRASALWPQAATPGALHVVSTPIGHLADITLRALAVLRQAAVICCEDTRHARPLLDRYGIGTPTFALHEHNEASAVPRLLERLRGGDAVAVISDAGTPLVSDPGGRLVAAASDAGLRVVPIPGASATLAALVASGLAAHPFTVLGFPDRKGRGREDTLALAARLPHAVVLFESPNRLVDTLRDLAAIAGRERRVAVARELTKHFEEIRRGTLEEVAAYYEAVPPRGEIVFVLDGATAAEPTEDGLRATAAAMREQGFRPRDIVRMLMDEHGASRNLAYRLAHDT from the coding sequence GTGCCCCCCCACGCGGGTCCCGAGCCCGGCGACGAGGCATCCACCTCCGCGCACGCGGCGTCGGTGGCGCTGGCCGACCGGGCGTCGGCCCTCTGGCCCCAGGCGGCAACGCCTGGGGCCTTGCACGTGGTGAGCACCCCCATTGGCCATCTCGCCGACATCACGCTGCGCGCTCTCGCCGTGCTGCGTCAGGCAGCAGTGATCTGCTGCGAGGACACGCGCCACGCGCGGCCGCTCCTCGACCGCTACGGCATCGGCACCCCCACGTTCGCCCTGCACGAGCACAACGAGGCGAGCGCCGTGCCGCGCCTGCTCGAGCGGCTGCGTGGCGGCGACGCCGTAGCCGTCATCAGCGACGCCGGTACGCCGCTGGTGTCCGACCCTGGCGGGCGACTGGTGGCCGCCGCGAGCGACGCCGGCCTGCGCGTCGTTCCCATTCCCGGCGCGTCGGCCACCCTTGCCGCCCTGGTGGCAAGCGGGCTGGCGGCGCACCCCTTCACGGTGCTCGGCTTTCCCGACCGCAAGGGGCGGGGGCGCGAGGATACCCTCGCCCTGGCCGCACGACTGCCCCATGCGGTGGTACTCTTCGAGTCTCCCAATCGGTTGGTGGACACGCTGCGTGACCTGGCCGCCATTGCCGGGCGCGAGCGGCGGGTGGCGGTGGCGCGCGAGCTCACCAAGCACTTCGAGGAAATCCGCCGCGGAACGCTCGAGGAGGTCGCCGCGTATTACGAAGCGGTGCCCCCACGCGGGGAAATCGTGTTCGTGCTCGACGGCGCAACGGCTGCGGAACCCACGGAAGACGGCCTGCGTGCCACTGCGGCGGCAATGCGGGAGCAGGGCTTCCGCCCGCGGGACATCGTTCGCATGCTCATGGACGAACACGGCGCCAGCCGCAACCTTGCCTATCGTCTCGCCCACGACACCTAG
- a CDS encoding DUF4175 family protein — MTAPALGGLPGLSSAPTAPAGRALATRLDEQRQTLAVRGTAASVLLAVALLGTVVALSALLLANGRWIDLPAALPLLLAVVAVSAAAATFLWRHRQLQQRLTRDALAAAVEREQRLREGSLRGALEVAATGVLGARAADDVAGRLVPGTLTPELVAGASRALLLAGGAALVGAAALFTAARVAPDGLAAVLQPVSAWRGTLLPALAFDGLSPRVPRGMPVTLAVVASGRHSITVSWRAEGEPWRDSVLAVPNEGRVTLALGAVRAATAIRVNDGRSPELSAALVVEERGWIGDVALRAMYPAYLGRADETLEPVPPLRVPRGTRIRVRVMLRGGARDAQVSDGQTSVPLVAAATAGDGVPAEAVFTVDRDGTWGWRASATPRADGAVLPPELPDSLPFTVIPDQAPEVQIVAPATDTAIGPTGEVPVLVDAGDDHGVARVHLVVWKEAASGAGAMRRERVEVATPQSPVFQGGATVSLDGRGLEPGDRLHVTAVATDDSPWAQQAQSAEIILRMPTLSEQRAMARSLADSLAAKAQQLAQQERRLQQNTADASRSRDLKATTGDQATKGQQNDASKAMSFSQAEKAKQLAREQQQLSAKVDSLRMNAKELESRLKNANALDTTLASRMRDIQKMLRDAMTPEMQKQLEELNKNSDRLSGTQAQQSMQQLAEAQKQMREQLERSAEMLKRAALEGAMQTLRDDARELAKAQQQAADRMDGKAPKGEARPGEKGTPQGQRPQDDPRALADRSRDLEREVQALAKRLEEAGAKPGASKTREAQPAAKEAADAMSRAAQMEKAQQQAQAQPQKPQGQQGQQGQQGQQGQQGQQGQQGQQGQQGQQGQQGQQGQQGQQARQAADAMERAAQQLSQARDAQVNAWKGELSDQLDQSINETMQLARQQAELEKKMRQQGQQGQQGAQGMQGEQSALQQGVQQAAERLEQAGRQSSLLSQRSQKQMAEAQRRVQQATQAMQQAGQGQPGGTEQAQSAMKDASEALNQALSSLVRDRERVNNAQSASGFTEMMEQLKQLAQQQGQLNSQMQGLNMMPGGAKGDQAQQQARVLARQQREVARSLTDVSDVDQTGRTDALAREAQQLAQQLERNGLDPAVAARQQQLYRRLLDAGRFLEQEERDDQGPREAKAGNGNGAAGRVDGPQSGKAGSKYAPPTWNDLRGLGPEERRLVIEYFRRLNGTTPP; from the coding sequence ATGACCGCACCTGCTCTTGGCGGCCTTCCCGGCCTGTCGTCGGCGCCCACCGCGCCAGCCGGGCGCGCCCTCGCCACGCGCCTCGACGAGCAGCGCCAAACCCTGGCGGTGCGCGGCACCGCGGCGTCGGTCCTGCTGGCCGTGGCGCTGCTCGGTACCGTGGTGGCGCTGTCGGCGCTCCTGCTGGCCAACGGCCGCTGGATCGATCTCCCCGCGGCGCTGCCGCTGCTGCTGGCGGTTGTGGCGGTGAGTGCGGCGGCGGCCACCTTCCTGTGGCGTCACCGGCAACTGCAGCAACGCCTCACCCGTGATGCCCTGGCGGCCGCGGTGGAACGCGAGCAGCGGCTGCGCGAAGGGTCACTGCGCGGGGCGCTCGAGGTCGCGGCCACCGGCGTCCTTGGGGCCCGCGCTGCCGACGATGTGGCGGGTCGCCTGGTGCCGGGCACGCTTACTCCCGAACTGGTCGCGGGCGCCTCACGGGCGCTGCTGCTGGCGGGCGGTGCGGCCCTCGTTGGCGCGGCGGCGTTGTTCACGGCGGCGCGCGTGGCCCCCGATGGGCTGGCCGCCGTGCTGCAGCCCGTGAGCGCGTGGCGCGGGACCCTGCTGCCGGCACTCGCCTTCGATGGGTTGAGCCCGCGCGTCCCGCGTGGCATGCCGGTCACTCTGGCCGTGGTGGCCAGCGGCCGCCACAGCATTACCGTGTCGTGGCGCGCCGAGGGTGAGCCATGGCGCGACAGTGTGCTGGCGGTCCCGAACGAGGGCCGGGTGACGCTCGCGCTGGGCGCCGTGCGCGCGGCGACCGCCATTCGCGTGAATGACGGCCGCTCCCCTGAACTCTCGGCCGCGCTGGTGGTGGAAGAGCGGGGCTGGATTGGCGATGTTGCGCTGCGCGCCATGTACCCCGCGTATCTGGGGCGCGCCGACGAAACGCTGGAGCCGGTGCCGCCACTGCGCGTGCCGCGCGGCACCCGCATTCGCGTGCGGGTCATGTTGCGGGGCGGCGCGCGCGATGCGCAGGTGAGTGATGGGCAGACCAGCGTGCCGCTCGTGGCGGCCGCGACCGCCGGTGATGGGGTGCCTGCCGAAGCGGTGTTTACCGTGGACCGGGACGGCACCTGGGGGTGGCGTGCCAGCGCGACCCCGCGCGCCGACGGGGCGGTGCTCCCCCCCGAGTTGCCCGACTCGCTCCCCTTTACCGTGATCCCCGATCAGGCGCCCGAGGTGCAGATCGTAGCGCCAGCTACCGACACCGCCATCGGGCCCACCGGGGAAGTCCCGGTGCTGGTGGACGCGGGTGACGATCACGGCGTGGCGCGCGTGCATCTGGTGGTGTGGAAGGAAGCGGCGAGCGGCGCCGGCGCCATGCGCCGGGAGCGCGTGGAGGTGGCCACCCCCCAGTCGCCAGTGTTTCAGGGCGGGGCAACCGTGTCGCTCGACGGTCGGGGGCTCGAGCCGGGCGACCGCCTGCATGTGACGGCGGTCGCCACGGATGATTCGCCGTGGGCGCAGCAGGCCCAGAGCGCCGAGATCATCCTGCGCATGCCCACCCTCAGCGAACAGCGCGCCATGGCGCGCTCGCTGGCCGACTCGCTGGCCGCCAAGGCGCAGCAGCTGGCGCAGCAGGAACGCCGACTGCAGCAGAACACCGCCGATGCCTCGCGGAGTCGCGACCTCAAGGCGACCACTGGTGATCAGGCCACCAAGGGACAGCAGAACGACGCCAGCAAGGCCATGAGCTTCTCGCAGGCCGAGAAGGCCAAGCAGCTGGCGCGCGAACAGCAGCAGCTGTCGGCCAAGGTCGACTCGCTGCGCATGAACGCCAAGGAGCTCGAGTCGCGGCTCAAGAACGCGAACGCGCTGGACACCACGCTGGCGTCGCGCATGCGTGACATCCAGAAGATGCTGCGCGATGCCATGACCCCCGAGATGCAGAAGCAGCTGGAGGAGCTCAACAAGAACTCCGACCGGTTGAGCGGCACGCAGGCGCAGCAGAGTATGCAGCAGCTGGCTGAAGCGCAGAAGCAGATGCGCGAGCAGCTCGAGCGCAGTGCCGAGATGCTCAAGCGCGCCGCGCTCGAGGGCGCCATGCAGACCTTGCGCGACGACGCCCGTGAGCTGGCCAAGGCCCAGCAGCAGGCCGCCGATCGCATGGACGGCAAGGCACCCAAGGGCGAGGCGCGACCGGGGGAGAAGGGCACGCCACAGGGGCAGCGACCGCAAGACGACCCGCGAGCGTTGGCCGATCGGTCGCGCGATCTTGAGCGGGAAGTGCAGGCGCTGGCCAAGCGACTGGAGGAGGCAGGAGCCAAGCCCGGTGCCTCCAAGACGCGCGAGGCACAGCCTGCCGCCAAGGAAGCGGCCGATGCCATGAGCCGCGCGGCGCAGATGGAGAAGGCGCAACAGCAGGCACAGGCCCAGCCGCAGAAGCCGCAAGGCCAGCAAGGCCAGCAAGGCCAGCAAGGCCAGCAAGGCCAGCAAGGCCAGCAAGGCCAGCAAGGCCAACAAGGCCAGCAAGGCCAGCAAGGCCAGCAGGGCCAGCAGGGCCAGCAGGGCCAGCAGGCGCGTCAGGCGGCCGATGCCATGGAACGTGCCGCGCAGCAGCTTTCGCAGGCCCGGGACGCCCAGGTGAACGCGTGGAAGGGCGAGCTTTCCGACCAGCTCGACCAGTCCATCAACGAAACCATGCAGCTCGCCCGACAGCAGGCCGAGCTGGAAAAGAAGATGCGCCAGCAGGGACAGCAGGGACAGCAGGGCGCGCAGGGGATGCAGGGCGAACAGAGCGCCCTGCAGCAGGGGGTGCAGCAGGCGGCGGAACGGCTTGAGCAGGCCGGCCGACAGTCGTCGCTGCTGTCGCAGCGGTCGCAGAAGCAAATGGCCGAGGCGCAGCGGCGTGTGCAGCAGGCCACGCAGGCCATGCAGCAGGCCGGGCAGGGGCAGCCTGGCGGAACGGAGCAGGCGCAGAGCGCCATGAAGGACGCCAGCGAAGCGCTCAACCAGGCGCTCAGTTCCCTGGTGCGCGACCGGGAGCGCGTGAACAACGCCCAGTCGGCCTCGGGGTTCACCGAGATGATGGAGCAGCTCAAGCAGCTGGCGCAGCAGCAGGGGCAGCTCAACTCGCAGATGCAGGGGCTCAACATGATGCCGGGCGGCGCCAAGGGCGATCAGGCGCAGCAGCAGGCGCGTGTGCTGGCGCGCCAGCAACGCGAGGTCGCGCGCAGCTTGACCGACGTGTCTGACGTGGACCAGACGGGTCGTACCGATGCGTTGGCCAGGGAAGCGCAGCAGCTGGCGCAGCAGCTCGAACGTAATGGTCTCGACCCGGCCGTGGCGGCGCGGCAGCAGCAGCTGTACCGTCGCCTGCTCGACGCCGGCCGCTTCCTCGAACAGGAGGAACGCGACGATCAGGGACCGCGGGAGGCCAAGGCCGGCAACGGCAACGGTGCCGCCGGCCGCGTGGACGGGCCGCAGTCGGGCAAGGCGGGGAGCAAGTACGCGCCGCCCACCTGGAACGACCTGCGCGGGCTCGGGCCCGAGGAACGCCGGCTCGTGATCGAGTACTTCCGCCGGCTCAATGGCACCACGCCGCCGTAA
- a CDS encoding (2Fe-2S)-binding protein: MSAAPISLIVNGTRHRFAGDPSMPLLWYLRDELALTGTKYGCGIAQCGACTVHVNGAPVRACQRRMQTLEGAAVTTIEGLHPDGAHPLQQAWRTVDVPQCGFCQAGQIMQAATLLARTRTPSDAEIDAAMTGHLCRCGTYPRIRAAIKAAAEQSR; this comes from the coding sequence ATGTCCGCCGCCCCCATCTCCCTCATCGTGAACGGCACGCGTCACCGCTTTGCGGGTGATCCGTCCATGCCCCTGCTCTGGTACCTGCGCGACGAACTCGCGCTCACGGGCACCAAGTATGGATGCGGCATCGCACAGTGTGGTGCCTGCACGGTGCACGTGAACGGGGCTCCCGTGCGGGCCTGCCAGCGGCGCATGCAGACGCTCGAGGGAGCCGCGGTCACTACCATCGAAGGATTGCACCCCGACGGCGCGCATCCGCTGCAGCAGGCGTGGCGCACCGTCGATGTCCCGCAGTGCGGCTTTTGCCAGGCCGGGCAGATCATGCAGGCCGCCACGCTGCTCGCGCGCACCCGCACGCCAAGCGATGCCGAGATCGACGCGGCCATGACCGGGCACCTCTGCCGCTGCGGGACCTACCCGCGAATCCGGGCGGCCATCAAGGCCGCGGCGGAGCAGTCGCGATGA